A window from Candidatus Bathyarchaeota archaeon encodes these proteins:
- a CDS encoding YbjN domain-containing protein, whose translation MTFAPPRDFKKAVDKINEYLHKFTGNKNPLTDSSSGGSFLADTLITYSSITTEVGVMQLQNQAKPDVVFSSPVVKVPKENPVVFFRQLLAWNYLSTDVAHFALSEKHDTIYLVLRRPVENLDYDEFRDMLQKVSNTTMNSLLLIRKQFAV comes from the coding sequence ATGACTTTTGCGCCCCCTCGTGATTTTAAAAAAGCGGTTGATAAAATCAACGAATACCTGCATAAATTTACCGGAAACAAAAACCCCCTTACTGACTCGTCAAGCGGCGGCTCTTTTTTAGCTGACACACTAATAACATACTCATCCATAACAACCGAGGTTGGGGTAATGCAGCTACAAAATCAAGCCAAACCTGACGTTGTTTTTTCCTCTCCAGTAGTAAAAGTTCCAAAAGAAAACCCTGTCGTATTCTTCCGACAACTATTAGCATGGAACTACCTTTCAACTGACGTTGCCCACTTTGCACTTAGTGAAAAACACGACACAATCTACCTCGTCTTAAGAAGACCCGTTGAAAACCTCGACTATGATGAATTCAGGGATATGCTGCAAAAAGTATCGAACACAACCATGAACTCCCTTCTACTGATTAGAAAACAATTCGCCGTATAA
- a CDS encoding DMT family transporter codes for MIGELAALGAAISWAIAPLLYRKALSSTKPFSANIVRCATNAGVLVAVFLLLGQADVLANLPLWVIVMVIISGLVGLGIGDTLYMVALKTIGVSRAVPLATSYPLFSLVWAVFLLGQPLSAAALVGAAVILLGIWLLSMEKNGAASGVKRTSMWLGVAAGLATAVAWSVSLTLMDVAVTPQTVSGLSANYALVTVRIAAMALVLLALAPLLDRDHGFLKISRRTVVLLCIGGLIANGLGWLLMNYSFLNIPETQAVPISSTSPLFAALAGFLFFQEKVSLRNILGAVAVVAGIVLIFIV; via the coding sequence ATGATTGGCGAGTTAGCAGCTCTTGGCGCAGCTATAAGCTGGGCAATTGCGCCCCTACTATACCGCAAAGCACTATCTAGTACTAAGCCGTTCTCTGCAAACATTGTGCGTTGTGCCACAAACGCTGGCGTGCTGGTCGCTGTATTTTTGTTGCTGGGGCAGGCAGATGTCTTAGCGAATTTGCCCCTCTGGGTCATAGTTATGGTTATAATAAGTGGCTTAGTCGGCTTAGGCATCGGTGACACCCTCTACATGGTTGCCTTAAAGACGATAGGCGTCTCGCGGGCGGTACCTCTTGCAACCTCCTATCCCCTGTTTAGTTTGGTTTGGGCGGTGTTTCTGCTGGGTCAACCTTTATCGGCGGCGGCTCTTGTAGGTGCAGCCGTTATTTTGCTGGGTATATGGTTGTTGAGTATGGAGAAAAATGGTGCAGCCTCGGGAGTCAAGCGCACATCAATGTGGTTGGGGGTTGCGGCGGGTTTGGCTACTGCGGTGGCTTGGTCGGTTAGTTTGACGCTTATGGATGTTGCTGTTACTCCCCAGACGGTGAGTGGTTTGTCAGCAAATTATGCCTTGGTTACTGTGCGGATTGCTGCAATGGCCTTGGTTCTTTTAGCTTTGGCTCCGCTTCTGGATAGAGACCATGGTTTTCTAAAGATTAGTCGACGAACAGTGGTGCTGCTTTGTATAGGTGGATTAATAGCCAATGGTTTAGGCTGGCTACTGATGAACTATAGCTTTCTAAACATCCCCGAAACTCAAGCTGTTCCGATATCTTCGACTTCTCCTCTGTTTGCGGCTTTAGCTGGGTTTTTATTTTTCCAAGAAAAAGTTTCCCTGCGTAATATTTTGGGGGCTGTGGCGGTTGTGGCAGGGATAGTTCTAATTTTCATCGTTTAA
- a CDS encoding FHA domain-containing protein — protein sequence MSTNNADGKISTTRAYNLEVEPAKIVIENGPDKGKEFLIDKPRLTIGRNPDNDICLLYDQKISRFHAQILFDKSEGAYYYEDLNSTNGTTISTKWFKNDRVKMKHGDIILIGGETRLRFFAKKLGLKDWLRG from the coding sequence ATGAGCACCAATAATGCCGATGGTAAAATATCAACGACCCGTGCCTACAACTTAGAAGTAGAGCCTGCAAAGATAGTCATTGAAAACGGACCGGACAAGGGCAAAGAGTTTTTGATTGACAAGCCTCGACTCACTATCGGAAGAAACCCCGATAATGACATATGTTTACTTTACGATCAAAAGATATCAAGGTTTCACGCGCAAATACTCTTTGACAAATCCGAAGGAGCCTACTACTACGAAGACCTCAACAGCACAAACGGTACAACAATAAGTACTAAATGGTTTAAGAATGACAGAGTGAAAATGAAGCACGGCGATATTATCCTTATCGGTGGAGAAACTCGGCTAAGGTTTTTTGCTAAAAAACTCGGACTTAAAGATTGGCTACGAGGCTAA
- the ilvD gene encoding dihydroxy-acid dehydratase — protein sequence MRSDTIKTGIEKAPHRALLKSLGLQDDDIAKPLIGVANSYTNIVPGHIHLRNIGEAVKEGILSAGGIPFEFSTIAVCDGIAMGHLGMRYSLPSREIIADSVEIMMSAHSLDGLVMISNCDKITPGMLMAAARLDVPSIMVTGGAMAAGRHHGKKVSYSSMPEAVGQVAAGKLSESELLELETNACPGCGSCSGMFTANTMACMTEALGMSLPGCATTLATSALKIRLARATGKQVMKLVEADLKPSQILTKEAFENAITVDMALGGSTNTTLHLPAIAKEAGLTLPLATFDAIGRKTPHICSMIPSGVYAMEDLDAAGGVPAVMAELKSLLHLELPTVSGKSVGENIQTAQVQDRNVIRPLSDPVHKEGGIAILTGNLAPKGSVIKSAGVSPSMMKHTGPAKVYDSEQEALTAIRGKQVKAGDVVVIRYEGPRGGPGMPEMLFPTATIAGMGLAESVALITDGRFSGATRGGSIGHVAPEAFDGGPIAALKDGDTITIDIPNRILKVEISEAELQARLKEWKPRAPKFSKGILSRYKPTSIE from the coding sequence TTGAGAAGTGACACCATCAAAACCGGAATCGAAAAAGCGCCCCACCGCGCCCTGCTTAAATCGCTTGGGTTACAAGACGACGATATTGCAAAACCCCTCATCGGCGTAGCCAACAGCTACACCAACATCGTTCCCGGACACATCCACCTTCGCAACATCGGCGAAGCCGTCAAAGAAGGCATCCTATCCGCCGGCGGCATCCCCTTTGAATTCAGCACCATCGCCGTATGCGACGGAATCGCTATGGGACACTTAGGCATGCGTTACTCGTTGCCGTCCCGCGAGATTATAGCGGACAGCGTGGAAATAATGATGAGCGCCCACAGCCTCGACGGGTTAGTTATGATTAGCAACTGTGACAAGATTACCCCCGGTATGCTGATGGCAGCCGCACGCCTCGATGTCCCATCAATCATGGTTACTGGAGGCGCCATGGCAGCGGGTCGACATCACGGCAAAAAAGTTAGCTACTCAAGCATGCCTGAAGCAGTTGGTCAAGTCGCCGCTGGCAAACTCAGCGAATCCGAACTTCTTGAGCTTGAAACCAACGCCTGTCCCGGATGCGGTTCATGCAGCGGAATGTTCACTGCCAACACCATGGCTTGCATGACCGAAGCCCTCGGTATGTCTTTACCCGGATGCGCAACCACCCTAGCCACGAGCGCACTCAAAATCCGCCTTGCACGAGCCACAGGCAAACAAGTCATGAAACTCGTCGAAGCGGACCTCAAACCCTCACAAATCCTAACCAAAGAAGCTTTCGAAAACGCCATCACAGTCGACATGGCTCTGGGCGGTTCAACCAACACGACCCTGCATTTGCCCGCCATCGCAAAAGAAGCAGGCCTCACTTTGCCCTTAGCCACCTTCGATGCTATCGGTCGCAAGACACCACACATCTGCAGTATGATTCCAAGCGGCGTTTACGCTATGGAAGACCTTGACGCTGCCGGAGGTGTCCCCGCAGTCATGGCAGAACTCAAAAGTCTGCTACATTTGGAGTTGCCTACCGTTAGTGGCAAATCGGTCGGCGAAAACATTCAAACCGCCCAAGTTCAAGACCGAAACGTCATTCGACCACTTAGTGATCCTGTGCACAAAGAAGGTGGCATAGCCATCCTCACAGGCAACCTTGCTCCCAAAGGATCCGTCATTAAATCCGCAGGCGTTAGCCCAAGCATGATGAAGCACACTGGCCCAGCCAAAGTCTATGATTCTGAGCAGGAAGCCCTAACCGCCATACGTGGCAAACAAGTCAAAGCTGGAGACGTTGTCGTCATACGTTACGAGGGACCACGAGGTGGACCGGGTATGCCGGAGATGTTGTTCCCAACCGCTACTATTGCCGGTATGGGTTTAGCTGAATCCGTTGCGCTGATAACTGATGGTCGTTTTAGTGGCGCTACCCGAGGCGGTAGCATTGGTCATGTTGCTCCTGAAGCCTTTGACGGCGGACCCATAGCAGCCCTCAAAGACGGTGACACCATAACCATCGACATCCCCAACCGAATCCTCAAGGTCGAAATCTCCGAGGCAGAACTACAAGCACGCCTAAAGGAGTGGAAGCCTAGAGCGCCAAAATTCAGCAAGGGCATTCTTTCTAGATACAAGCCCACATCAATCGAATAA
- a CDS encoding Mrp/NBP35 family ATP-binding protein: protein MASLERNMAQLQAYREQQEQEQQQLKDRMSKIKHKIAIISGKGGVGKSTVTVNLAAAFAKAGNKVGVLDADIHGPSVPRLLGLDGQQAKSGPPGIFPVNGPLGMKVMSIDFFLGAEMPTIWRGPLKMRAIKQFLSDIVWGELDYLFIDLPPGTGDEPLSVAQLLPDLDGVVIVTMPTGLSSAVVKKAITFAERLNMFIIGVVENMSGFVCPHCGTKTEIFGSGGGEKMSAEAGVRFLGSIPIDPEVGVDTDNGTPFVVAHPDSVAAKAFSGIVTKVNDYISKK from the coding sequence ATGGCGTCCTTAGAGAGAAATATGGCTCAACTTCAAGCTTACCGTGAACAACAAGAACAGGAACAGCAACAACTCAAAGACCGCATGAGTAAAATTAAACATAAAATCGCAATTATAAGCGGCAAAGGCGGCGTCGGCAAAAGCACTGTCACAGTTAATCTTGCAGCTGCATTCGCCAAAGCAGGCAACAAAGTCGGCGTTCTAGACGCTGATATCCATGGACCCAGCGTGCCTCGACTCTTGGGTCTGGACGGTCAGCAAGCAAAGAGTGGTCCCCCCGGAATTTTCCCCGTCAACGGACCCTTAGGCATGAAAGTAATGTCCATAGACTTCTTTTTAGGCGCTGAGATGCCCACTATTTGGCGTGGTCCGCTAAAGATGCGTGCCATCAAACAGTTTCTCTCTGATATTGTCTGGGGCGAACTGGATTACCTGTTTATCGATTTGCCTCCTGGCACGGGTGACGAGCCTCTTAGTGTAGCTCAATTGCTTCCTGACCTTGACGGCGTCGTCATCGTAACCATGCCCACTGGATTGTCAAGTGCGGTGGTTAAGAAAGCAATCACCTTCGCTGAACGCCTAAACATGTTCATCATCGGTGTGGTGGAGAACATGAGTGGGTTTGTTTGTCCTCATTGTGGAACGAAAACTGAGATTTTCGGTTCTGGCGGCGGCGAAAAGATGTCTGCTGAAGCGGGCGTCCGTTTCCTTGGCAGCATTCCCATTGACCCCGAAGTAGGCGTTGATACCGACAATGGCACACCCTTTGTTGTTGCGCACCCTGATTCTGTGGCGGCAAAAGCCTTCAGCGGCATAGTGACAAAAGTCAACGACTACATATCTAAAAAGTAG
- a CDS encoding HEAT repeat domain-containing protein produces the protein MEQQRDFKELIRLVKTNDKGLRQPALDALARIGPDAIVPIINDLRQVPPTGVVEISYLNEALTKIGAPAIEPLIAAIKEKNAALQLNAIVALSSIGEPAIDPLIKLFSDPDANIRGIASTTLARIGKPAVEPLIQVLTDPSAEARMGAALALFAISDRRAIEPLRRSLSDENKWVRLNSAGALAKIDKSETQAVAVLMDATNDYGPDSSDVYRGTANEFLKQVS, from the coding sequence TTGGAACAACAACGCGATTTCAAAGAACTTATAAGACTTGTCAAGACAAATGACAAAGGTCTTCGGCAACCAGCATTGGATGCATTAGCAAGAATCGGTCCCGACGCAATTGTCCCTATAATAAATGACCTCCGTCAAGTTCCACCCACGGGCGTCGTAGAAATCAGCTACCTCAACGAAGCCCTAACCAAAATAGGCGCTCCCGCCATTGAACCCTTAATCGCAGCAATCAAGGAGAAAAACGCTGCTCTTCAATTAAACGCTATAGTAGCGCTAAGCTCTATAGGTGAACCAGCCATCGATCCGCTCATAAAGTTGTTCTCAGACCCTGATGCAAATATCCGCGGAATAGCTAGTACGACTCTGGCAAGAATCGGTAAACCAGCGGTTGAGCCCCTAATTCAAGTGCTTACAGACCCAAGCGCTGAAGCGCGTATGGGAGCTGCCCTAGCGCTATTCGCTATTTCGGACAGAAGGGCAATCGAACCCCTTAGAAGATCGCTAAGTGACGAGAACAAATGGGTTCGTTTGAATTCAGCTGGCGCTTTGGCGAAGATAGACAAATCCGAAACACAAGCTGTAGCAGTGTTGATGGACGCTACCAATGACTATGGACCGGACAGCAGCGACGTTTACCGTGGAACTGCCAATGAATTTCTCAAACAAGTCTCATAA
- a CDS encoding transcriptional regulator, whose product MSVSPSLREVLARRIAGEIILSGRPGATMRKWRELFAVSQINLSEAMKLSSSVVSDYESGRRKSPGAKFIRRFVLALLQLDEAKGSRFIREFAKLTSSPSMAVVDLREFPIPVRVEYLCRAINGEVVACKDKYIKEVNGYTVVDSRKAVEAYSGAEYAQLFGATTDRALIFTNVDAGALPMMIVRVSSLKPRIVVFHKTSPDEEALRIAEYEQIPLIFSTAPTVEQLVKSLRKLYRVALRVKLGRKKVRPPPKISA is encoded by the coding sequence ATGTCTGTGTCGCCTAGTCTTAGAGAAGTTTTAGCTCGAAGAATCGCCGGAGAAATTATCCTCTCAGGCAGACCCGGTGCTACGATGCGGAAATGGCGTGAACTCTTCGCCGTCTCACAGATTAACCTCTCCGAAGCCATGAAGCTCTCTTCCTCTGTAGTGAGTGACTACGAGAGTGGACGTCGCAAAAGTCCCGGAGCTAAATTTATTCGTCGCTTCGTACTCGCGCTTCTTCAATTGGACGAAGCTAAAGGTAGCCGTTTCATCCGCGAATTCGCCAAACTAACGAGCTCCCCTAGCATGGCAGTCGTAGACCTCCGCGAGTTTCCCATACCCGTCCGAGTCGAATACCTCTGCCGAGCCATCAACGGCGAAGTGGTCGCCTGCAAGGATAAGTACATCAAAGAAGTCAACGGCTACACCGTAGTTGACAGCCGAAAGGCAGTTGAAGCCTACTCTGGCGCAGAATACGCTCAACTATTCGGCGCAACCACTGACCGAGCGCTTATTTTCACCAATGTAGACGCAGGGGCTTTACCAATGATGATTGTGCGCGTTAGTAGCCTAAAACCCCGCATCGTCGTCTTCCACAAAACCAGCCCCGACGAAGAAGCCCTACGCATCGCCGAATACGAACAAATCCCCCTAATCTTCTCTACTGCACCAACCGTTGAGCAACTTGTAAAGTCACTGCGTAAACTCTACCGTGTCGCCCTACGGGTCAAACTCGGCAGAAAAAAGGTGCGTCCACCACCAAAAATAAGCGCCTAA
- the albA gene encoding DNA-binding protein Alba — protein MSEKANDVIFVGNKPPMSYVLAIITAFSSGAQKEITLKARGQAITTAVDVAEITRSRFIKDLKVNKIAIGTAEMPPREGENRSRMVSTIEITLLKA, from the coding sequence ATGTCTGAAAAAGCTAACGACGTAATCTTCGTTGGAAACAAACCCCCCATGAGTTATGTGCTCGCCATAATAACGGCATTCTCTTCCGGAGCCCAAAAAGAAATCACCCTCAAAGCACGAGGCCAAGCCATCACCACCGCAGTCGACGTTGCAGAAATCACCAGAAGCCGCTTCATCAAAGACCTCAAAGTCAACAAAATCGCTATCGGTACTGCCGAGATGCCACCCAGAGAAGGCGAAAACAGGTCACGTATGGTTTCCACGATAGAGATAACTCTATTGAAGGCATAA
- a CDS encoding adenosine-specific kinase yields MDLKTVKVSVPADCNVILGMAHFIKTAEDLYEALINSVPNIQFGVGFCEASGPCLVRHEGNDPQLRRLAAETALEIACGHSFVIFLKNAYPLNVLDKIRQVPEVCMVYAATANPLEVLVAETEHGRGIMGVVDGFKSKGIEDDVDIAARRGFLRKIGYKLG; encoded by the coding sequence GTGGATCTAAAAACCGTAAAAGTCTCTGTACCTGCAGACTGCAACGTCATTTTGGGTATGGCGCATTTCATAAAAACCGCTGAAGACCTCTACGAAGCCCTCATAAACTCTGTGCCTAACATCCAGTTCGGCGTCGGCTTTTGTGAAGCTTCTGGACCCTGTCTTGTGCGCCATGAAGGCAACGACCCCCAACTGAGGCGGCTGGCAGCAGAAACCGCCCTTGAAATTGCCTGTGGACATAGCTTTGTAATCTTCCTCAAAAACGCCTACCCGCTAAATGTCCTTGACAAAATCAGGCAGGTGCCTGAAGTGTGCATGGTGTATGCTGCTACGGCTAATCCGTTGGAGGTGTTGGTTGCTGAGACTGAGCATGGTCGAGGAATCATGGGCGTTGTGGATGGCTTCAAAAGCAAAGGAATTGAAGATGATGTTGATATCGCGGCGCGGCGTGGTTTTCTGCGTAAAATCGGCTATAAACTCGGCTAA
- a CDS encoding tetratricopeptide repeat protein, with amino-acid sequence MRVAVFKNGFNPFALGLLPSFLPAETVFEGWKNSIVAQDTSDWNICPKCMLALADYFEKIPKPTGVMESKVSFDPKVGAMAAGKVEQKYQKEPTVTTVKQQNTISELKPENKFSQDHVICICCGKPMPNSLEYCSNCGKKLEGRVTTQNIKTPPTAEGQVNCSGCGKLMPITLDYCKNCGKKLDKTTPSSYKIDEGSDIQAAEVANEKSPEPQTGERNAADTVLSDQILANANKELDNAFRSRSRFFDKSKKAFEDLKFYVDGEGKSDSKAIALLGLIEYYSNNKEVARELFTRSLTTDESYALPYLGLGVLDYRDSDFPTRYPNAVESGLKNLDSAIKLDPQLVDAYTWKARIQKQRVKDPQGAWNTLQQAISALGEDKIKQNALGYYLFLMLGELCVFDYTGKVDNALHYFEMALATNPNQYEAPMHLMHMYQALGRQVDAARVQLAYEKADQGIGLTNQAIDAIHRFVASEKGNFIGEKYEVIREVGHGGFGVVYLVYSHETREVYALKTFNEKCLFDAEARELFRKEAYTWTEIERHPYIVRAYFVDEVGGRLYIGMEYITPNEMGLNSLAGYLKQQPPDLSQSIKWAIQFCHGIEFAYSKGIKSHRDIKPENIMITSNSVVKITDFGLASGLDSIKSNYGTPPYMSPEHFINAKVCDERSDVYAFGIVLYQMAAGGALPFLTTWPKDESYEEQTRFHNEMSRLHSHAPVPRFNSPLFSVVQRCLEKEPQRRYQSFKELRVDLESLLKGLTGETVGLPLVTEFEFWEWNNKGASLERVGRYEEAIQCYDKALQMNANYPEPWFNKGNALGRLGRFDEAIKCHDKAIEINPKNPRGWNDKGVALQELARFNEAIECYDKVLEINPQSTDAWSNKAISLAGLGRFDEGLQCCDKALEIDPKKINAWINKGTSLRRLGRFHESIYCHDKALEIDPLNAAALNNKGVSLIKLGHFDEALAYYNKAIEINPQYADAWYNKGNYYIKTGRPEQAIKCYEKTLELNPHHSGAYLNKSTAQNQVGSNRTTA; translated from the coding sequence ATGCGGGTTGCAGTATTCAAGAATGGTTTTAACCCATTTGCTTTAGGATTGTTGCCCTCTTTTCTGCCCGCCGAAACCGTATTTGAAGGTTGGAAGAACAGCATTGTTGCACAAGATACCTCCGATTGGAATATTTGTCCAAAATGTATGCTTGCACTAGCAGATTACTTTGAGAAAATACCAAAACCAACGGGCGTCATGGAATCCAAAGTTTCTTTCGACCCCAAAGTTGGAGCAATGGCAGCAGGAAAAGTCGAACAAAAATACCAAAAAGAACCAACGGTTACCACCGTAAAACAGCAAAACACAATAAGTGAACTTAAACCTGAAAATAAGTTTTCACAAGATCATGTTATTTGCATTTGCTGTGGTAAACCAATGCCCAACTCACTTGAATATTGCAGCAATTGCGGAAAGAAACTTGAAGGAAGGGTCACAACACAAAACATCAAAACTCCCCCTACTGCTGAAGGTCAAGTTAACTGTAGCGGCTGCGGGAAACTGATGCCGATTACGCTTGATTACTGCAAAAACTGTGGGAAAAAGCTAGACAAAACAACCCCGTCAAGTTACAAAATAGATGAAGGCTCTGACATACAGGCTGCAGAAGTCGCTAACGAAAAATCCCCTGAGCCTCAAACAGGTGAGCGGAATGCGGCAGATACAGTCTTGTCAGACCAGATTTTGGCAAATGCCAACAAAGAACTTGACAATGCCTTCAGGTCACGATCGAGATTTTTTGATAAATCAAAGAAGGCATTTGAGGATTTGAAATTCTATGTTGATGGAGAGGGAAAATCAGATTCAAAGGCAATCGCTCTGCTCGGACTCATCGAGTACTACAGCAACAATAAAGAAGTAGCACGAGAACTGTTCACCCGCTCCCTTACCACAGACGAATCTTATGCCCTACCTTATCTGGGACTCGGGGTCCTAGACTACCGAGACTCTGACTTCCCAACCCGTTATCCGAATGCTGTGGAAAGCGGATTAAAAAATTTAGATAGCGCAATAAAGTTGGATCCCCAGTTAGTTGACGCCTACACCTGGAAAGCAAGAATACAAAAACAAAGGGTCAAAGACCCTCAAGGCGCTTGGAACACACTCCAACAAGCCATATCCGCCTTGGGCGAGGACAAAATTAAGCAAAATGCATTAGGCTATTACCTTTTTTTGATGCTCGGAGAATTATGCGTTTTTGATTACACGGGAAAGGTTGACAATGCATTACACTATTTTGAAATGGCGCTCGCAACTAATCCTAACCAGTACGAAGCGCCAATGCACCTCATGCACATGTACCAAGCACTAGGCCGACAGGTTGACGCCGCTAGAGTTCAACTTGCATATGAGAAAGCAGATCAAGGCATAGGTTTAACAAATCAAGCAATCGATGCTATACACAGATTCGTAGCGAGTGAAAAAGGCAATTTCATAGGCGAGAAATACGAAGTTATTAGAGAAGTGGGGCACGGCGGATTCGGCGTAGTCTACTTAGTTTACTCACATGAAACAAGAGAGGTTTATGCCCTCAAAACCTTCAACGAAAAGTGCCTCTTCGATGCTGAGGCAAGGGAGCTATTCCGAAAAGAAGCCTACACCTGGACCGAAATAGAACGTCATCCATACATTGTTCGTGCCTACTTTGTTGATGAAGTGGGCGGACGCCTCTATATTGGCATGGAATACATCACTCCAAACGAGATGGGCTTGAATTCACTAGCTGGCTATCTAAAGCAACAGCCACCTGATTTATCCCAGAGCATAAAATGGGCAATTCAATTCTGCCATGGCATTGAATTCGCATACTCAAAAGGAATAAAATCCCATCGTGACATAAAACCCGAAAATATAATGATTACTTCAAATAGTGTAGTGAAAATAACCGATTTCGGTTTAGCCAGCGGTTTAGATTCGATTAAGAGTAATTATGGTACGCCTCCATACATGTCACCCGAGCATTTCATTAATGCAAAGGTTTGTGACGAAAGGAGCGATGTTTACGCGTTTGGAATTGTTCTATACCAGATGGCAGCAGGCGGCGCTCTCCCTTTTTTAACAACTTGGCCAAAAGATGAGTCTTATGAAGAGCAGACACGGTTTCACAATGAAATGTCTCGTTTACACAGTCACGCTCCAGTTCCACGGTTTAACTCGCCCCTTTTCTCAGTTGTTCAACGGTGTTTAGAGAAAGAGCCTCAGAGAAGATATCAAAGCTTTAAGGAGTTGAGGGTAGACTTGGAATCGCTTCTTAAAGGACTAACGGGCGAAACAGTGGGACTTCCATTGGTAACGGAGTTCGAATTTTGGGAATGGAACAACAAGGGTGCTAGCCTTGAAAGGGTGGGTCGTTATGAAGAAGCAATACAATGCTATGATAAAGCTTTACAGATGAATGCTAACTACCCGGAACCATGGTTTAATAAAGGAAACGCTCTAGGCAGACTTGGACGTTTTGATGAAGCCATAAAATGTCACGACAAAGCCATAGAAATAAACCCAAAAAATCCAAGAGGTTGGAACGACAAAGGCGTTGCTCTTCAAGAACTGGCACGTTTCAATGAAGCGATCGAATGCTATGACAAGGTTTTGGAAATCAACCCGCAAAGTACAGACGCTTGGAGTAATAAAGCGATAAGTCTTGCTGGTTTAGGGCGCTTTGATGAAGGCCTACAATGCTGTGATAAGGCTCTGGAAATTGATCCTAAAAAAATAAACGCTTGGATAAACAAAGGAACAAGCCTGCGCCGGTTGGGTCGCTTTCATGAATCGATATACTGCCATGATAAGGCTCTGGAAATTGACCCGCTAAATGCGGCAGCATTAAACAACAAAGGCGTCAGCCTAATAAAATTGGGCCATTTTGACGAAGCCTTGGCATACTACAATAAAGCGATAGAAATCAACCCTCAATACGCAGACGCTTGGTACAACAAAGGAAACTACTACATCAAGACAGGGCGTCCTGAACAGGCAATAAAGTGCTATGAAAAAACCTTGGAACTCAATCCCCACCACTCTGGAGCTTACTTAAATAAATCAACGGCTCAAAATCAAGTTGGCTCTAACCGGACCACTGCCTGA
- a CDS encoding DNA-directed RNA polymerase — protein sequence MFKATCSECGQECEVPFKPDPNRPVYCRECWAKKRPPRAPRRY from the coding sequence ATGTTCAAGGCAACCTGTTCTGAATGTGGTCAAGAATGTGAAGTTCCATTCAAACCAGACCCCAACAGGCCAGTTTACTGCCGTGAATGCTGGGCGAAGAAAAGGCCCCCACGTGCACCCCGACGATATTAA